In the genome of Coraliomargarita sinensis, one region contains:
- a CDS encoding restriction endonuclease subunit S, producing the protein MKGDVMGLNGFQKYEFQSLCSLSKKKYNPNNSLERYQCYELEHLSQETGRIIGSVDSKEQSSIKNVFSDQDVLFGKLRPYLKKYALPSTDGVCSTEIWVLVPKTEVCSRRYLFALIQSEKFVRCASIASGSKMPRADWNYISTQVFEVPQILEQEMIADILGACDEAIEAQERLITQKQERQKGLMQKLLVGEVRFPKFDRTPWEELKLGSVLKHVFRPISWSPEMSLKLVSIRRRAGGLFLRPEMKGSDYKTSDLHEIRKGDFLISKRQVTHGALAVVKTPFDGCHVSKEYTIFENTAPKVLHTPYLDWLSKTREMWHKAYVASNGVAIEKLIFVPKDFLKFEIKLPPTIEEQRRIASFLNEQEQEIVLSRKRLEVLKLQKKSLMQKLLTGEVRVKV; encoded by the coding sequence TTGAAGGGTGATGTTATGGGTTTAAATGGCTTCCAGAAGTATGAGTTTCAGTCTCTTTGCTCGTTAAGCAAAAAGAAATATAATCCCAACAATAGTTTGGAGAGATACCAATGCTATGAACTCGAACACCTTTCTCAGGAGACTGGTAGAATTATCGGTTCAGTTGACTCAAAAGAACAAAGCAGTATTAAAAATGTATTTTCCGATCAGGACGTTTTGTTTGGGAAATTACGGCCATACTTAAAAAAGTATGCGCTTCCATCAACCGATGGGGTGTGTTCCACTGAGATATGGGTTCTCGTCCCGAAGACAGAAGTATGCTCTAGGAGGTATCTTTTTGCTCTTATTCAGTCTGAGAAGTTCGTTCGGTGTGCCTCGATTGCGAGCGGATCAAAAATGCCGAGGGCAGATTGGAATTATATTTCAACTCAAGTTTTTGAAGTCCCTCAAATTCTAGAACAGGAAATGATTGCTGATATCCTAGGGGCTTGCGATGAAGCTATTGAAGCTCAAGAGCGATTGATAACTCAAAAACAGGAACGTCAGAAGGGGCTCATGCAAAAGCTACTGGTGGGTGAAGTTCGGTTTCCCAAATTCGATAGGACACCTTGGGAAGAGTTAAAATTGGGTTCAGTTTTGAAGCACGTGTTTCGTCCGATTTCTTGGAGTCCAGAAATGTCCCTTAAACTGGTGAGCATCCGACGCCGAGCGGGCGGGCTATTCCTGCGACCAGAAATGAAAGGGTCGGACTATAAAACATCCGACTTACATGAGATTCGAAAAGGAGACTTCCTGATTTCAAAAAGGCAGGTTACCCATGGTGCACTCGCAGTTGTTAAGACCCCTTTTGATGGCTGCCATGTCTCAAAGGAATACACGATATTTGAAAATACAGCCCCAAAAGTCCTGCATACGCCTTATCTTGATTGGTTATCTAAAACAAGGGAGATGTGGCATAAGGCCTATGTTGCGAGTAATGGTGTTGCTATAGAGAAGTTGATTTTCGTCCCAAAGGATTTCCTGAAGTTCGAAATTAAACTGCCACCGACGATAGAAGAGCAGCGTCGGATTGCTTCATTCTTAAACGAACAAGAACAAGAAATCGTTTTGAGCCGAAAGCGCTTGGAAGTGCTAAAGCTGCAAAAGAAAAGTCTAATGCAAAAGCTATTAACAGGGGAAGTAAGGGTAAAGGTATGA
- a CDS encoding nucleotidyltransferase produces MSNLITGGPVGRTELVIPNADGLEQALLAVAEYLDLPPGMADSVQKRYKSISDWIERESSELYGFAPKIYTQGSFAIGTVVRPLSEADEFDIDMVCELQRKRDELTQKQLYDDVGGEVEGYVDAQNFKKDATPWEKCWTIEYSDDGYTFKVDIVPCLPDSPSRVRLVKEAKLSANLAETAIILTDKDHAGYEQIVHDWERGNPKGYAEWFKGRMRVRLNEAKEARAKMVKLAAEDIPTYSVRTPLQRAIQIIKRHRDTYFEKRGHRTSSIILTTLAAWAYQNEGNIVDAMEAIVGGIDRSVVWNGYKYRITNPIDPDENFAKQWNEDRRYADAFSDWLQALRADWEKFKSEHNKDLPVLFESRFGKSASARAFPEFALREGGELVISSPQLPSRFNVPHRQRAEQKWDLIKLRDSIVVSAQYSQNGRWIHFDSDSNPLPKGCSLQFHAETNIQKPFQVFWQVVNTGFEAQHFGQLRGEICAAKSYGAGGLFNRESTSYTGTHWVQCFIEKNGICVAQSEPYVVNIEG; encoded by the coding sequence ATGAGTAATTTAATTACAGGTGGCCCAGTGGGCCGAACTGAGTTGGTGATTCCGAATGCAGACGGCTTAGAGCAAGCTTTATTGGCTGTAGCAGAGTATCTCGACCTACCTCCAGGTATGGCCGACAGTGTTCAGAAACGCTATAAGAGTATCAGCGATTGGATCGAACGGGAGAGTTCAGAGCTATATGGATTTGCTCCTAAGATATATACGCAGGGTTCGTTTGCCATTGGAACCGTGGTTCGTCCTTTGTCAGAAGCGGATGAATTCGATATCGACATGGTGTGTGAACTTCAGCGTAAGCGCGATGAGCTTACACAGAAGCAGCTTTATGATGATGTGGGGGGCGAAGTAGAAGGCTATGTTGATGCCCAAAACTTCAAAAAAGATGCGACTCCTTGGGAGAAATGCTGGACCATTGAGTATTCAGATGACGGCTATACGTTCAAAGTGGATATCGTTCCCTGCTTACCTGACAGTCCGTCACGAGTCCGTCTTGTAAAAGAGGCTAAACTGTCCGCCAACCTCGCCGAAACGGCGATTATTTTGACCGACAAAGATCATGCCGGATACGAACAGATTGTTCATGACTGGGAACGAGGTAACCCTAAGGGTTATGCTGAGTGGTTTAAAGGGCGGATGCGAGTGCGACTCAATGAAGCGAAAGAGGCACGTGCTAAAATGGTGAAACTCGCTGCGGAAGACATCCCGACATACTCCGTTCGGACTCCACTTCAGCGGGCGATCCAGATTATCAAGCGCCATCGGGATACATATTTCGAAAAGCGTGGACACCGAACTTCATCAATTATTCTAACCACACTAGCGGCATGGGCCTATCAGAATGAAGGTAATATTGTTGATGCGATGGAAGCTATTGTGGGCGGAATAGATCGTTCTGTAGTTTGGAATGGATACAAATATCGTATTACTAACCCTATTGACCCGGATGAGAACTTTGCCAAGCAGTGGAATGAAGACCGTCGATATGCAGATGCTTTCTCGGATTGGTTGCAGGCTCTAAGAGCTGACTGGGAAAAATTCAAGTCCGAGCATAATAAGGATCTGCCTGTTCTATTTGAGAGTCGTTTCGGTAAATCAGCAAGTGCACGTGCCTTCCCGGAGTTCGCCCTAAGAGAAGGGGGCGAATTGGTGATATCAAGCCCGCAACTACCTAGCCGCTTCAATGTGCCACATCGTCAGCGTGCTGAGCAGAAGTGGGATCTCATTAAACTACGCGATAGCATTGTGGTATCAGCTCAGTATTCGCAGAATGGTCGTTGGATTCATTTTGATAGTGACAGCAATCCGCTCCCGAAGGGGTGCAGTTTGCAGTTTCACGCTGAGACAAATATTCAAAAGCCGTTCCAAGTTTTCTGGCAGGTAGTCAACACTGGGTTCGAAGCTCAACACTTTGGTCAGCTTCGTGGCGAAATTTGCGCAGCAAAATCTTACGGTGCCGGAGGTTTATTTAATCGTGAATCGACAAGTTATACGGGCACCCACTGGGTTCAGTGCTTTATCGAGAAAAACGGCATCTGTGTGGCGCAGAGCGAGCCGTATGTGGTTAATATTGAAGGGTGA